A DNA window from Trichomycterus rosablanca isolate fTriRos1 chromosome 9, fTriRos1.hap1, whole genome shotgun sequence contains the following coding sequences:
- the LOC134320283 gene encoding uncharacterized protein LOC134320283, with amino-acid sequence MQINAEESGSSRYGSSFSLTDRSLSQTNDQLQVVTSLHTISHPIVTGVPCSEKKTSDSESKNADLGCVSPAEELGSRSLQTCEPTVVQEKDKLLPTEDLQEVQFKNTPQISDVPRSEKNFYDGHQNKCFGTSLHAVVDEPMKNKGLQDLKIKARSGSDVPKHPYVLHGDQNKCYGTSLHAVVDKPMQNEGLLELQCKERCGSDVLNHPDVFDILQDQNEHYVTSHPAAAGDLMQNGGLQDLQFKERNGSDVLKHPDVLDGDQNENYATSPHAVVDEPMENEGLQDLKIKERNGSDVPKHPYVLDGEQNEHYGTPLPAVANNLMQNEGLQDLQFKERRGSDVIKHPDVLDGDQNEHYDTSPHAVVDEPMQNKGLQKLQCKERNGSDVIKHPDVLDSHQDQNENYCTSLPAVADDPIKNEGLQDLQFKERKVDILNHPDVLVDNQNKHYGTPLPAVVDKPMQNKEQKDIQFKGRSASGVPNNPDVLNIYQGQSKCYGTSLPAVADNLLQIKGLQDLQFKERNGSDVLKHPDVLDGDQNENYATSQHAVVDEPMENEGLQEFQCKERSASDVIKHPDVLDVDQCYGTSLPAVVDKPMQNEGLQDLKIKQRNGSDVPNHPDVLDGEQNEHDGTSLPAVVDELMQTEGLQGLQFKERNNFDVPNLPDNHDYDQNMRHCTSLPALADFLMQNKGLLDLKLQARSGSDVPNHPDVLDVDQNKHYGTSLPAVAGGPMQNQGLQDPNLNERSASDVPNHPHVLDGHQGQNKHYGTPLPAVVDELMQNEGLQDLKFKERNSSAILNHPDVLDGQQCQLQPVEESMDVQETVSEPNMQFYKNSLKPLQPDGLFEANHSKT; translated from the coding sequence ATGCAGATAAATGCAGAAGAGTCAGGCAGCAGTAGATATGGATCGTCATTTAGCTTGACTGACCGCTCACTGTCACAAACTAATGATCAGTTACAGGTTGTGACAAGCCTTCATACCATCAGTCACCCAATAGTCACTGGCGTTCCATGTAGTGAGAAGAAAACTAGCGACAGTGAGTCCAAAAACGCTGATCTGGGCTGTGTATCGCCAGCAGAGGAGCTTGGTTCTCGATCATTACAGACATGTGAACCAACAGTGGTCCAGGAGAAAGATAAACTTCTACCAACAGAGGACCTGCAGGAGGTACAGTTTAAGAATACACCTCAAATATCAGATGTTCCGAGATCTGAGAAAAATTTTTATGATGGTCATCAGAATAAGTGTTTTGGTACCTCTCtacatgcagtagtggacgAGCCAATGAAAAACAAGGGGCTGCAAGATCTTAAGATCAAAGCAAGAAGTGGTTCTGATGTCCCAAAGCATCCATATGTTCTTCATGGTGATCAGAATAAGTGTTACGGTACCTCTCTACATGCAGTAGTGGATAAGCCGATGCAAAATGAGGGGCTGCTAGAACTCCAGTGTAAGGAAAGATGTGGTTCTGATGTCCTAAATCATCCAGATGTTTTTGATATCCTTCAGGACCAGAATGAGCATTATGTTACCTCTCATCCTGCAGCAGCAGGTGACCTGATGCAAAACGGGGGACTGCAAGATCTTCAgttcaaagaaagaaatggttcAGATGTCCTAAagcatccagatgttcttgatgGTGATCAGAATGAGAATTACGCTACCTCTCCACATGCAGTAGTGGACGAGCCAATGGAAAATGAGGGGCTGCAGGATCTTAAgatcaaagaaagaaatggttcTGATGTCCCAAAGCATCCATATGTTCTTGATGGTGAACAGAATGAGCATTACGGTACCCCTCTACCTGCTGTAGCAAACAACCTGATGCAAAACGAGGGACTGCAAGATCTTCAGTTCAAAGAGAGAAGAGGTTCTGATGTCATAAagcatccagatgttcttgatgGTGATCAGAATGAGCATTACGATACCTCTCCACATGCAGTAGTGGACGAGCCAATGCAAAACAAGGGGCTGCAAAAACTTCAgtgtaaagaaagaaatggttcTGATGTCATAAagcatccagatgttcttgacAGTCATCAGGACCAGAATGAGAATTATTGTACCTCTCTACCTGCTGTAGCAGATGACCCAATAAAAAACGAGGGGCTGCAAGATCTtcagtttaaagaaagaaaggtTGATATCTTAaatcatccagatgttcttgTTGATAATCAGAATAAGCATTACGGTACCCCTCTACCTGCTGTAGTGGATAAGCCAATGCAAAACAAGGAACAAAAAGATATTCAGTTCAAAGGAAGAAGTGCTTCTGGTGTCCCAAATAATCCAGATGTTCTTAATATCTATCAGGGCCAGAGTAAGTGTTATGGTACCTCTCTACCTGCTGTAGCAGACAACCTATTGCAAATCAAGGGGCTACAAGATCTTCAgttcaaagaaagaaatggttcAGATGTCCTAAagcatccagatgttcttgatgGTGATCAGAATGAGAATTACGCTACCTCTCAACATGCAGTAGTGGACGAGCCAATGGAAAATGAGGGGCTGCAAGAATTTCAGTGTAAAGAAAGAAGTGCTTCTGATGTCATAAagcatccagatgttcttgatgTTGATCAGTGTTATGGGACCTCTTTACCTGCAGTAGTGGATAAGCCAATGCAAAACGAGGGGCTGCAAGATCTTAAGATCAAACAAAGAAATGGTTCTGATGTCCCAaatcatccagatgttcttgatgGTGAACAGAATGAGCATGACGGTACCTCTCTACCTGCAGTAGTGGATGAGCTAATGCAAACTGAGGGGCTGCAGGGTCTTCAgttcaaagaaagaaataattttgATGTCCCGAATCTTCCAGACAATCATGATTATGATCAGAATATGCGTCACTGTACCTCCCTACCTGCATTAGCAGATTTCCTGATGCAAAACAAGGGACTGCTAGATCTTAAGTTACAAGCAAGAAGTGGTTCTGATGTCCCAaatcatccagatgttcttgatgTTGATCAGAATAAGCATTACGGTACCTCTCTACCTGCAGTAGCAGGTGGCCCAATGCAAAACCAGGGACTGCAAGATCCTAACTTAAATGAAAGAAGTGCTTCTGATGTCCCGAATCATCCACATGTTCTTGATGGCCATCAGGGCCAGAATAAGCATTATGGTACCCCTCTACCTGCTGTAGTGGATGAGCTCATGCAAAATGAGGGGCTGCAAGATCTTAAgttcaaagaaagaaatagtTCTGCTATCTTAaatcatccagatgttcttgatgGCCAGCAGTGCCAGCTACAACCAGTAGAAGAAAGCATGGATGTGCAGGAGACGGTCAGTGAACCAAATATGCAGTTTTACAAAAATTCTTTAAAGCCTCTGCAGCCTGATGGTCTGTTTGAAGCAAATCACAGTAAAACTTAA